One genomic region from Cyanobium usitatum str. Tous encodes:
- a CDS encoding Hfq-related RNA-binding protein translates to MQSFFEKRTTALDTSQPSIRHLQDLIRHKTPVAVQVLGVGELEGILHWQDIHYLALKQDENRPLTLISRGSAATIRALG, encoded by the coding sequence ATGCAGAGCTTTTTCGAGAAGCGGACCACCGCCCTCGATACCTCGCAACCCAGCATTCGGCATTTGCAGGATCTGATTCGCCACAAAACCCCGGTGGCGGTCCAGGTGCTGGGTGTGGGGGAGCTTGAGGGAATCCTGCATTGGCAGGACATCCACTACCTGGCGCTCAAGCAGGACGAAAACCGCCCCCTCACCCTGATCAGTCGTGGGTCTGCGGCGACGATCCGTGCGCTCGGCTGA
- the coaD gene encoding pantetheine-phosphate adenylyltransferase, producing MRALYPGSFDPLTLGHLDLIERAARLFDGLVVAVLQNPSKQPAFSLEQRLEQIGTATAHLPGVEVGSFDGLTVDFAGRCQAQVILRGLRALSDFEFELQIAHTNKSLAPQVETLFLATAVHHSFLSSSVVKEVARFGGDVRHMVPPGVAEDLCRLFNRASV from the coding sequence ATGCGCGCCCTCTACCCCGGCAGCTTCGATCCCCTCACCCTGGGCCACCTCGACCTGATCGAGAGGGCAGCACGCCTGTTTGACGGCCTGGTGGTGGCGGTGCTGCAGAACCCCAGCAAGCAGCCAGCCTTCAGCCTCGAGCAGCGCCTGGAGCAGATAGGCACCGCCACCGCCCATCTCCCGGGGGTTGAAGTGGGCAGTTTCGATGGCCTCACCGTCGATTTCGCCGGTCGTTGCCAGGCCCAGGTGATTCTGCGGGGCCTGCGGGCCCTGAGCGACTTTGAATTCGAGTTGCAGATCGCCCACACCAACAAAAGCCTGGCCCCCCAGGTGGAAACCCTCTTTCTTGCTACTGCTGTGCACCACAGCTTTCTGAGCAGTTCAGTGGTGAAGGAGGTGGCTCGCTTTGGCGGCGATGTGCGTCACATGGTGCCCCCCGGAGTGGCGGAAGACCTGTGCAGGCTTTTTAATCGGGCATCTGTTTAG
- a CDS encoding cysteine desulfurase family protein, with protein sequence MGHSGSRVPALASYFDTSATTPTATEVLEAMALAQATAWANPSSLHAPGLAAAEQLERSRLSLAEGLGCELDELVVTSGGTEAIHLALLGAAAGLTPGRLVISAVEHPATLAAAAQLEQRGWSVQTVPVDRQGLLDLDALAGLLAPPTRLVSVIWGQNEVGSLQPIEAIGALCRRAGVLLHVDAVQVLGHLPITFRQLPIDLLSGAAHKLQGPRGVGLLLVRRGLALQAQLGGGGQEGGRRGGTEPVVLLSGFAKALELSCATPSLAPLRDSLLRRLLSLPGVRLSGPPPGDSRLPHHLSLLVASETGLPLSGRNLVRELSRQGFALSSGSACSSSGSAASPVLQALGYSEADAASGLRISLGPWHRAADLDALVQALQMALAASVASEHPLTA encoded by the coding sequence GTGGGTCATTCGGGCAGTCGGGTGCCAGCACTGGCTAGCTACTTCGACACAAGCGCCACCACTCCCACCGCTACTGAGGTGCTGGAGGCAATGGCCCTTGCCCAGGCCACGGCCTGGGCTAACCCCTCAAGCCTCCACGCCCCTGGCCTTGCAGCAGCAGAGCAGCTCGAACGCTCGCGCCTGAGCCTGGCCGAGGGGCTGGGCTGCGAGCTCGATGAACTGGTGGTGACCTCCGGTGGCACCGAGGCCATTCATCTGGCCCTGCTCGGTGCTGCTGCTGGCCTCACCCCCGGCCGGTTGGTGATATCGGCGGTCGAGCATCCCGCCACGCTGGCGGCAGCTGCCCAGCTGGAGCAGCGCGGTTGGAGCGTCCAAACCGTGCCGGTGGATAGGCAGGGATTACTTGATCTCGATGCCCTCGCTGGCTTGCTAGCGCCTCCAACCCGTTTGGTCTCGGTGATCTGGGGGCAAAACGAGGTTGGCAGCCTCCAGCCGATTGAGGCGATCGGGGCACTTTGCCGGCGGGCGGGGGTGCTGCTGCATGTTGATGCGGTGCAGGTTCTGGGCCACCTGCCGATCACTTTTCGCCAGCTGCCCATTGATTTGTTGAGTGGGGCGGCTCACAAGCTGCAGGGACCAAGGGGGGTTGGCTTGCTGCTGGTGCGGCGTGGTCTGGCCCTCCAGGCCCAGCTTGGTGGTGGCGGCCAAGAGGGCGGCAGGCGAGGCGGCACCGAACCAGTGGTGCTGTTGAGCGGCTTCGCCAAGGCCCTGGAGCTCAGCTGTGCCACCCCCTCGCTGGCACCCCTTCGCGACTCCCTGCTACGTCGGCTTTTGAGCCTTCCCGGGGTGCGGTTGAGCGGTCCGCCCCCGGGCGACTCCCGCCTGCCTCACCACCTCAGTCTGCTGGTGGCTAGTGAGACTGGCCTGCCGCTTTCCGGCCGCAACCTGGTTCGTGAGCTCTCCCGACAGGGCTTCGCCTTGAGCAGCGGTTCGGCCTGCAGCAGCTCTGGATCGGCTGCCAGCCCCGTGCTCCAGGCCCTGGGCTACAGCGAGGCCGACGCCGCAAGTGGCCTGCGCATCAGCCTCGGGCCCTGGCACCGCGCCGCCGATCTCGACGCCCTGGTTCAAGCTCTGCAGATGGCGCTTGCGGCCTCGGTAGCGTCTGAGCACCCGTTGACGGCCTAA
- a CDS encoding flavin reductase family protein, with protein MALNTALNAEAKKTLLRKIPHGVFICGVAEGDEVNGFTASWVTQGSFEPPLVVMAVRADSTSNGIIQRTKKFSLNVLAADQKDLAAVFFKPQKGMGGRFDAAPFSLGELGLPILDNALGAVECELVGQVAHGDHTVFVGEVKTATLHRDGAALELGSTGWQYGG; from the coding sequence ATGGCCCTTAACACTGCCCTCAACGCCGAAGCCAAGAAAACCCTGCTGCGCAAAATTCCCCATGGCGTGTTCATCTGCGGCGTAGCTGAGGGGGATGAGGTCAATGGCTTCACAGCCAGCTGGGTGACCCAGGGCTCCTTTGAGCCGCCTTTGGTGGTGATGGCTGTACGGGCCGACAGCACCAGCAACGGCATCATTCAGCGCACTAAGAAATTTTCCCTGAACGTGCTTGCCGCTGACCAGAAGGATCTGGCCGCCGTTTTCTTCAAACCCCAAAAAGGCATGGGCGGTCGCTTCGATGCAGCCCCCTTCAGCCTCGGTGAGCTGGGCTTGCCGATTCTCGACAACGCCCTGGGTGCGGTGGAATGTGAGCTGGTGGGTCAGGTGGCCCATGGCGACCACACCGTGTTTGTGGGCGAGGTGAAGACAGCCACCCTGCACCGCGATGGTGCTGCCCTCGAGCTCGGCAGCACCGGCTGGCAATACGGCGGTTGA
- a CDS encoding DUF1995 family protein, translated as MLPSDLRSAEAEALAAIQSALAAGAKGLWSVELRFEGLRLLPLALRLQAGLSPAAPSLRLLCADAGATALAQRDAPDFATRIASLREQMRLQQADGGSEGVLLLVAPSPADYEEVEQVCALHRGVVLLLNGNLEDAAIGIGSVARERRKGFLAGWQSAYALIPTGDGALRRACPGMWELYRCDADGYRFVCNFDQKPDMEQRALAMAGEAGLGLGANLKVMDAFIEGLRS; from the coding sequence ATGCTCCCCTCCGATCTGCGCAGCGCCGAAGCTGAAGCACTGGCGGCGATTCAGAGCGCCTTGGCCGCAGGCGCTAAGGGGCTGTGGAGTGTCGAGCTCCGTTTTGAGGGTCTGCGTCTACTCCCTTTGGCCCTGCGATTGCAGGCTGGGCTCAGTCCCGCCGCACCGAGCCTGAGGCTGCTTTGTGCCGATGCCGGCGCAACCGCCCTGGCCCAGCGCGATGCCCCTGATTTTGCAACCCGAATTGCCAGCCTGCGCGAGCAGATGCGCCTTCAGCAGGCTGATGGCGGCAGCGAGGGCGTGCTGCTGCTGGTGGCACCTTCCCCCGCCGACTACGAGGAGGTGGAACAGGTATGCGCCCTGCACCGCGGCGTTGTCTTGCTGTTAAACGGCAACCTCGAGGATGCGGCCATCGGCATCGGCAGCGTGGCTCGAGAGCGCCGCAAGGGTTTTCTGGCCGGCTGGCAGAGCGCCTATGCCCTGATTCCAACGGGCGATGGGGCCCTGCGTCGGGCCTGTCCCGGGATGTGGGAGCTGTATCGCTGTGATGCCGATGGCTATCGCTTTGTTTGCAATTTCGACCAGAAGCCAGATATGGAGCAACGGGCGTTAGCCATGGCGGGTGAGGCCGGCCTGGGGCTCGGCGCCAACCTCAAAGTGATGGACGCTTTCATTGAAGGCTTGCGCAGCTAG
- a CDS encoding coiled-coil domain-containing protein, giving the protein MAEPTITVLDQLDQLEEIVLEGSRIPFSGGRLVNEQDAIEVMDALRESLPAQLQQAVGLIRQREEFISQARQQADEIIAAGKREREQLINSAAIRQEAERQVGELRDQARQQCEQLMLQARQQVAQAEQEHQARMAQMEQQFAIRRQQLEQETAERNRQLLEQHDRNRQQAMAELEQIRQEGVRVQRDSQAEAERVHNDALQFRQQTQQQCDALVSRSRQESATIQEGANRYAEQVLGELEGRLKEMSQVVLGGRSELVRLQGPEATAPAGSETTGRRRRVANTLKQLAG; this is encoded by the coding sequence ATGGCCGAGCCCACCATCACCGTGCTGGATCAGCTCGATCAGCTGGAGGAGATCGTGCTGGAGGGCAGCCGCATTCCGTTCAGCGGCGGAAGGCTGGTCAATGAGCAGGACGCCATTGAAGTGATGGATGCCCTGCGGGAATCGTTGCCGGCCCAGCTGCAGCAGGCCGTAGGCCTCATCCGCCAGCGTGAGGAATTCATTAGCCAGGCCCGCCAGCAGGCCGACGAGATCATTGCTGCTGGCAAGAGGGAGCGGGAGCAGCTGATCAACTCAGCTGCCATTCGTCAGGAGGCGGAGCGGCAGGTGGGGGAGCTGCGGGATCAGGCCCGCCAGCAATGCGAGCAGCTGATGTTGCAAGCCCGCCAGCAGGTTGCCCAGGCTGAACAGGAGCACCAGGCGCGCATGGCCCAGATGGAGCAGCAATTTGCAATCCGCCGCCAGCAGCTCGAACAGGAAACGGCCGAGCGCAACCGCCAGCTGCTCGAGCAGCACGATCGCAATCGTCAACAGGCGATGGCCGAACTTGAGCAAATCCGCCAGGAGGGAGTGAGAGTGCAGCGCGATAGCCAGGCAGAAGCCGAGCGGGTGCACAACGACGCCCTGCAGTTCCGCCAGCAGACCCAGCAGCAATGCGACGCTCTGGTGAGCCGCAGCCGCCAGGAGTCGGCCACCATTCAAGAGGGAGCCAACCGCTACGCCGAGCAGGTGCTGGGCGAACTCGAGGGCAGGTTGAAGGAGATGAGCCAGGTGGTACTGGGGGGCCGCAGCGAGCTGGTGCGACTGCAGGGGCCAGAAGCCACCGCGCCAGCTGGGTCGGAAACGACGGGCCGCCGCCGCCGAGTAGCCAACACTCTCAAGCAGCTAGCGGGCTAG
- the dacB gene encoding D-alanyl-D-alanine carboxypeptidase/D-alanyl-D-alanine endopeptidase has translation MAPLKTPAKRQLLLSLSGVHALGLVLALSPATALAQQVPLAQQVPLATLPLLPPPVGLPQLQAQLSCPALQQRLLATVAGQASVWSITIADAQGRLLADLNGNRPRIPASNQKLVSTAYALDRLGPDYRLNTQLWRLGDGSFRLTGEGDPDLALPQLQRFAMLAMGSGGSSGETPSLVRLQIAEEPRQAWWPQGWHPDDRYYAYGAPITRLAVTSNAINDAVMNPPSRLQTLLQKTMVQRGAKVQVSLVSSRAPLPGDAVLLHQEPSAPMHNLLSLANTESHNFTAEVLLRQGAGTWDLARATQLQMLWLTEQGLPMQGIRLADGSGLDRANRLTSRFLVALLMRMDQHPYGRAYLASMAVAGQRGTLRNLYVGTPLQGQFYGKTGTISGVRSISGVLMTGAGPRYVSAISNGASSPNDTIGRVLRQAQNSQLCPP, from the coding sequence ATGGCCCCCCTCAAAACCCCTGCTAAGCGTCAGCTTCTGCTGAGCCTTTCTGGTGTGCATGCCCTTGGGCTCGTTTTGGCGCTTTCGCCAGCCACTGCCTTGGCTCAGCAGGTGCCCCTGGCTCAGCAGGTGCCCCTAGCGACCCTTCCGCTCCTGCCCCCACCGGTCGGCCTGCCCCAGCTGCAGGCTCAGCTGAGCTGTCCGGCGCTGCAGCAGCGGCTGCTTGCCACCGTGGCTGGCCAGGCTTCTGTGTGGAGCATCACCATTGCCGATGCCCAGGGTCGTCTGCTGGCCGACCTCAACGGCAACCGGCCCCGTATTCCCGCTTCCAACCAGAAGCTGGTGAGCACGGCCTACGCCCTGGACAGATTGGGCCCTGATTACCGCCTCAATACCCAGCTCTGGCGGTTGGGGGATGGCAGCTTCCGCCTCACTGGCGAGGGTGACCCCGACCTGGCCCTGCCCCAGCTGCAGCGATTCGCCATGTTGGCGATGGGATCGGGTGGCAGCAGTGGTGAGACCCCCTCGCTGGTGCGGTTGCAGATCGCCGAGGAGCCACGCCAGGCCTGGTGGCCCCAAGGTTGGCACCCAGACGATCGCTACTACGCCTACGGCGCCCCGATCACCCGGCTAGCGGTCACCAGCAATGCCATAAACGATGCGGTGATGAATCCGCCTTCACGACTGCAGACCCTGCTGCAGAAAACCATGGTTCAGCGTGGGGCCAAGGTGCAGGTGTCACTGGTGTCGTCCCGCGCTCCCCTGCCCGGTGATGCGGTGCTGCTGCATCAGGAGCCATCGGCTCCAATGCACAACCTGCTGAGCCTGGCCAATACCGAAAGCCACAATTTTACCGCCGAAGTACTGCTGCGACAGGGGGCTGGCACCTGGGATTTGGCTCGAGCCACCCAGCTACAGATGCTGTGGCTCACCGAACAGGGCCTGCCGATGCAGGGTATTCGCCTTGCCGATGGCAGCGGCCTCGACCGCGCCAACCGGCTCACCAGCCGCTTTTTGGTCGCGCTGCTGATGCGCATGGATCAGCACCCCTACGGCCGCGCCTATCTGGCGTCGATGGCGGTTGCGGGCCAGCGGGGCACCCTGCGCAACCTTTATGTGGGCACCCCCCTGCAGGGACAGTTCTATGGCAAAACAGGCACGATCAGCGGTGTGCGCTCCATCAGTGGCGTGCTGATGACGGGGGCCGGGCCCCGCTACGTAAGCGCCATCAGCAATGGCGCCAGCTCGCCTAACGACACTATTGGCAGGGTGCTGCGCCAAGCGCAAAACAGCCAGCTGTGCCCCCCCTAG
- a CDS encoding DUF4330 domain-containing protein, translating to MASESDQSPVAKGRSWSLVDIGAGVAVLLAAAGVIWSPKLSGAVAQATGGLTPVTVLVDVRGVPVADPGALIQAAQREGKVAIVIRNQPHGSVALKQVLPLQRRLVAVQPNGSVVTAVDPNQAILGSLDARFVLQGQGRKSAGGVVFGNQTLKIGAPVEIEGEQFRVGGTVSGLQVGGG from the coding sequence ATGGCTTCCGAGAGCGACCAGAGCCCTGTCGCAAAAGGACGCTCCTGGAGCTTGGTTGACATCGGTGCCGGAGTTGCGGTGCTGCTAGCTGCCGCAGGTGTGATCTGGAGCCCCAAGCTGAGCGGAGCGGTGGCTCAGGCCACCGGCGGCCTCACCCCAGTCACCGTGCTGGTGGATGTGCGTGGTGTGCCGGTGGCTGATCCCGGAGCCTTGATTCAGGCCGCCCAGCGGGAGGGCAAGGTTGCAATCGTGATCCGCAACCAGCCCCATGGCTCGGTGGCGCTCAAGCAGGTATTGCCCCTGCAGCGGCGCCTGGTGGCGGTCCAACCCAACGGATCGGTGGTGACGGCTGTGGACCCCAACCAGGCAATTCTGGGCAGCCTCGATGCTCGTTTTGTGCTCCAGGGTCAGGGCCGCAAGAGCGCTGGTGGTGTGGTTTTTGGCAACCAAACCCTCAAGATTGGTGCCCCAGTGGAAATTGAGGGGGAGCAGTTCCGGGTTGGCGGCACGGTTAGTGGCCTCCAGGTTGGAGGTGGCTGA
- the dapF gene encoding diaminopimelate epimerase: MLQFSKYQGLGNDFLMLDGRGASSTDASYGLTSERIQRLCDRRFGVGADGVILALPPRQGGELRMRIFNADGTEPEMCGNGMRCLARFLADSDGDLPGRQWQIETLAGRIVPELLQDGSIRVDMGAPFLDPESIPTTLACGENGLAQGNLEVAGSSFAVGAAGMGNPHVVIPVDDVEAVDLERYGAAFEVHPAFPARTNVHFVQVISPTHLVMRVWERGAGPTLACGTGACATLVVAHLLGLAERCARLDLPGGPLEIDWDQASGHVFMAGPAVAVFDGVVTPELWGDEPFELEAAAPVQQQPDASPAVDCASVCTNGCIRPEACPSAEARARVDALLNGSSLDDLVALATNSLESRIRSRFDRDASQGS, translated from the coding sequence GTGCTCCAGTTCAGCAAATATCAAGGCCTGGGAAATGATTTCCTCATGCTTGATGGCAGGGGAGCCTCCAGCACTGATGCCAGCTACGGCCTCACCTCGGAACGGATCCAGCGTCTGTGTGACCGCCGCTTCGGCGTTGGCGCTGACGGGGTGATCCTGGCCCTGCCGCCCCGGCAGGGCGGTGAGTTGCGCATGCGGATCTTCAATGCCGATGGCACGGAGCCGGAGATGTGTGGCAATGGCATGCGCTGCCTGGCCCGCTTCCTGGCCGATAGCGATGGCGATCTTCCCGGGCGGCAATGGCAGATCGAAACCTTGGCGGGCCGCATCGTTCCCGAGCTGCTTCAGGACGGCAGCATCCGAGTCGACATGGGAGCCCCCTTTCTCGACCCTGAATCCATTCCCACCACCTTGGCTTGTGGCGAAAACGGGCTGGCCCAGGGCAACTTGGAAGTGGCTGGCAGCTCGTTTGCGGTCGGGGCGGCCGGCATGGGCAATCCCCACGTTGTGATCCCCGTTGACGACGTTGAGGCGGTGGATTTGGAGCGTTACGGCGCGGCATTCGAGGTTCACCCCGCCTTCCCCGCCCGCACCAACGTTCATTTCGTCCAGGTAATCAGTCCCACTCACCTGGTGATGCGGGTGTGGGAGCGCGGTGCGGGTCCCACCTTGGCCTGCGGCACCGGCGCTTGCGCCACCCTCGTTGTGGCCCATCTGTTGGGGCTGGCTGAGCGCTGCGCGCGCCTCGACCTCCCAGGTGGTCCCCTGGAAATTGATTGGGATCAAGCCAGTGGACATGTGTTTATGGCGGGCCCCGCTGTGGCTGTTTTTGACGGCGTCGTGACCCCCGAGCTCTGGGGTGATGAGCCCTTTGAACTCGAGGCCGCCGCTCCGGTGCAACAGCAACCAGATGCTTCGCCTGCAGTCGACTGCGCCAGCGTCTGCACCAATGGCTGCATCCGGCCTGAAGCCTGCCCTTCAGCGGAAGCCCGGGCCCGGGTTGATGCCCTGCTCAACGGCAGCTCCCTCGACGACCTGGTGGCCTTGGCCACCAATTCCCTTGAATCGCGGATTCGCTCCCGCTTTGACCGGGATGCTTCCCAGGGAAGTTAG
- the leuS gene encoding leucine--tRNA ligase — protein MSDAPRYQPQALESRWQQHWDSAAQHRTPAKLDGSCGESYYALSMFPYPSGNLHMGHVRNYVITDVIARVQRLRGKQVLHPMGWDAFGLPAENAAIERGIEPGIWTDQNIASMREQLKRLGLSIDWDRELATCHSDYYRWTQWLFLQFLDAGLAYQKDASVNWDPIDQTVLANEQVDGEGRSWRSGALVEKRKLRQWFLKITAYADQLLDDLPKLEGWPERVRTMQANWIGRSTGAELHFEVVDSSGVGTGEQITVFTTRPDTIFGVSYLVLAPEHPRVTGLTTAEQAIHVQAFCDLVSRQSELERTADDKPKRGVPIGARVRNPANGALIPLWIADYVLADYGTGAVMGVPAHDQRDFVFARQYELPVQQVIIPQGSDEHAFEGGAWTEAGVLIHSGCFDGLPSGEAKRAITEAAAGQGWGNAKVQFRLRDWLISRQRYWGCPIPVIHCESCGVVPVPAEQLPVELPVGANLEGKGGSPLAQLESWVNVDCPRCGKPAKRETDTMDTFMCSSWYFLRYSDPHNTDLPFTREAVDRWLPVDQYVGGIEHAILHLLYARFFTKVLRDRGLLGFDEPFTHLLTQGMVQGITYKNPHSGKYIAPGDVADPSDPRDPISGEVLETFYEKMSKSKYNGVDPAQVIDKYGADTARMFILFKAPPEKDLEWDDADVEGQFRFLQRLWRLVDGACARDLQLSAVIELTAAEFANTTLTASELELRRAVHTAIAEISEDLDGEYQFNTAISELMKLSNVMAEHLEAASAPIAKEALHTLLVLLAPFAPHLAEELWLRLGANPDINCSIHAQRWPHPDPAALVRETIDLVIQVKGKMRGSLAVPANADKATLEQLALKSEIAQKWLEGKPPSRVIVVPGKLVNLVP, from the coding sequence GTGAGCGACGCCCCCCGCTACCAACCCCAGGCCCTCGAATCGCGCTGGCAGCAGCACTGGGATAGCGCGGCTCAGCACCGCACGCCAGCCAAGCTGGATGGGTCCTGCGGCGAAAGCTATTACGCCCTGTCGATGTTCCCCTATCCATCGGGGAACCTGCACATGGGTCATGTACGCAATTACGTGATCACCGATGTGATCGCCCGGGTGCAACGGCTACGTGGCAAGCAGGTGCTGCATCCGATGGGTTGGGATGCCTTTGGTTTACCAGCCGAAAATGCGGCCATCGAGCGGGGAATTGAACCCGGCATCTGGACCGATCAAAACATCGCTTCAATGCGGGAGCAGCTCAAGCGGCTTGGCCTCTCCATCGACTGGGATCGAGAGCTGGCTACCTGCCATAGCGACTACTACCGCTGGACCCAGTGGTTATTTCTGCAGTTTCTAGATGCTGGTCTCGCCTACCAGAAGGACGCAAGCGTCAACTGGGATCCCATCGACCAAACGGTGCTTGCCAACGAACAGGTGGACGGCGAGGGCCGCTCCTGGCGCTCCGGAGCCTTGGTGGAGAAACGCAAGCTGCGCCAGTGGTTTCTCAAGATCACCGCCTACGCCGACCAACTGCTGGACGATCTGCCCAAACTCGAGGGTTGGCCGGAGCGGGTGCGCACCATGCAGGCCAACTGGATTGGCCGCAGTACGGGCGCCGAGCTGCACTTTGAGGTTGTGGATTCATCTGGCGTTGGCACCGGTGAACAGATCACCGTGTTCACAACACGCCCGGACACCATCTTTGGCGTCAGCTACTTGGTGTTGGCCCCCGAACACCCCCGGGTAACTGGGCTGACTACCGCCGAGCAGGCGATCCACGTGCAGGCCTTCTGTGATCTGGTGAGCCGCCAAAGCGAGCTTGAGCGCACGGCCGACGACAAACCCAAACGGGGTGTGCCGATCGGTGCTCGGGTGCGGAACCCAGCCAATGGTGCCCTTATCCCCCTCTGGATCGCCGACTACGTCCTCGCCGACTACGGCACCGGCGCGGTGATGGGGGTCCCTGCCCACGACCAGCGCGACTTCGTATTCGCGAGGCAGTACGAATTGCCGGTGCAGCAGGTGATCATTCCCCAGGGCAGCGACGAGCACGCCTTCGAAGGTGGTGCCTGGACAGAAGCCGGGGTTTTAATCCACTCCGGTTGCTTCGATGGTTTACCAAGCGGTGAAGCCAAAAGGGCGATCACCGAGGCCGCTGCGGGTCAGGGTTGGGGCAATGCCAAGGTGCAATTCCGACTGCGCGACTGGCTGATCTCGCGTCAGCGCTACTGGGGCTGTCCGATCCCGGTGATCCACTGCGAGAGCTGCGGTGTGGTGCCCGTACCGGCCGAACAGCTGCCAGTGGAGCTGCCGGTGGGGGCCAACCTTGAGGGCAAGGGTGGATCGCCCCTAGCCCAATTAGAGAGCTGGGTGAACGTGGACTGCCCCCGCTGCGGCAAGCCAGCGAAGCGTGAGACCGACACCATGGACACCTTCATGTGCTCCAGCTGGTATTTCCTGCGCTACAGCGATCCCCACAACACAGACCTTCCGTTTACACGCGAGGCTGTGGACCGCTGGTTGCCGGTTGATCAATACGTGGGTGGGATCGAACACGCGATCCTCCACCTTCTCTATGCCCGCTTCTTCACCAAGGTGCTGCGCGACCGGGGCCTGCTGGGCTTCGATGAACCCTTCACCCACCTACTTACCCAAGGGATGGTTCAGGGCATTACCTACAAGAACCCCCACTCCGGCAAATACATCGCTCCGGGGGATGTCGCCGACCCAAGCGACCCCCGTGACCCAATCAGTGGCGAAGTACTAGAAACTTTTTACGAAAAAATGTCGAAGTCGAAGTATAACGGCGTCGATCCTGCCCAGGTAATTGATAAGTATGGCGCTGATACGGCCCGGATGTTCATCCTATTCAAGGCTCCACCGGAAAAAGATCTGGAATGGGATGACGCTGATGTGGAAGGCCAGTTTCGCTTTTTGCAGCGCCTGTGGCGGCTGGTGGATGGGGCCTGCGCCCGGGACCTGCAACTGTCAGCTGTAATTGAGCTAACTGCGGCCGAGTTTGCCAACACGACCCTGACGGCATCAGAGCTGGAGCTGCGCCGGGCAGTGCACACGGCCATAGCCGAGATCAGCGAGGACCTCGATGGTGAATATCAGTTTAATACCGCCATTTCTGAGTTAATGAAGCTCAGCAATGTGATGGCTGAACATCTAGAGGCGGCCTCTGCGCCTATAGCCAAAGAGGCATTGCACACCTTGCTGGTTCTGCTTGCTCCATTTGCCCCCCACCTGGCGGAGGAGCTTTGGCTGCGTTTGGGCGCCAATCCAGACATCAACTGCAGCATCCACGCTCAGCGCTGGCCGCACCCAGACCCTGCAGCCCTAGTGCGCGAAACTATTGACCTGGTTATTCAAGTCAAGGGCAAGATGCGAGGCAGCTTGGCGGTGCCCGCCAACGCTGATAAAGCAACTCTTGAACAGCTGGCACTCAAAAGCGAAATCGCACAAAAATGGCTGGAGGGCAAGCCCCCCAGCCGGGTAATCGTGGTGCCTGGAAAGCTGGTAAATCTGGTGCCCTAG